The Actinomycetota bacterium sequence CAGCCAGTTCCGCGATCGGCCCAAAGCTCCTGCCGTTGGTGTCCGTCACCATGACATCGTAGAGCGTGGCGTCACCTGAGTTCGTGACGACAAGCTTCCACTGCGCGGTGCCGGCCGGGCCGGTCTCGTCGTGCGTGAAGACGCCGTCGCCGTCGAACTCGACGGTCTTCTCCAGCGAGATGTCGGGCGCGATGACATGCACTCGCGCGCTGTCGGTTGCCGGTCCGACCGGCAGGCCGAACATGTCGATTCCGATCGCGGACACCTCGTTCACGGTGTCCTCGGCTATCTCGGTCTCGTAGGATTCGGTCGCGGAGGCGCCTGGTTCCAGCGTGTACGGGCCAAAGGTGCGACCGTTCGTGTCGGTCATGTACACATCGGTCAGCCGGGTATCACCAGCGTTAGTGACCATGAGCTTCCACACCGCCATACCGGCGGTGCCTGTCTCCTCGTGGGTAAAGACTCCGTCACCATTGAACTCGACGGTCTTGGAAACCCGGATCGCCGAGGTTCGCACGTCCACATCCGCAGCGTCGGACACCGGCCCGACCGGCAGGCCGTCAAGCGCGGTCCCGACAGCGGTTGCCTCGTTGACGGTGTCGCCCTGCGGAACGGTGATGTACTCGAAGGTCTTCGACGCACCGGACGCAAGTGCGAACGACGCCCCGAACCCATGTGCGTTCGTGTCGGTGACGGTGACGTCGGTAAGCGGCGTGTCACCGGTGTTCGTCACGACGATCTTCCAGACCGCCGGGGAACCGGCGACGTACGTCTCCGAATCGCTGAATACTCCATCGGCGTTGAAGTCGACGGTCTTGTCGATTGCGAGAGCGGGCTCTATCACCGGAGAATTCTCGGTGACCATACCGTACATGTAGTCGGGGACGTCGCGCTGCTCGTATCCCTCGGCGTACAGGGTGTTGCGGACGAACTTGAGGGTGCTCTCGCCAGATGCCTTGGTCTCTATGTCCTGCGCCCGAACGACGTAGTCCGCGGTGTAGGTCCTGGTCTCTCCCGCCGCAAACGTCACGCCGGTTGCGAGTGTCTTGGTGCTCCCGTCGGGCTTGACGTCCCAGACGTTCAGAACCGCTGAGTTCGCGTTGGTGTTCTTGACCTGAAGGTTGTAGGTGATGGTGTCGCCGACCCGGTAGTACACCGGCGCCGCCGTGGCGCGCTTGCTCAGCTCGATGTTCGCCGCGAACGCGGGCGAGACACTCAGGAGCGCAAGCGCAGCGGTCAGGAGCACGAGCGCGCCAAGCGTCCAGAGGCGACTGACACTGACCGCCTTCAGGGAGCGCCGCGGCTCGAATCCGTTGCGACCGCGTGACGCCCAACGCACAACCAGCCCGATTGCCGCGGCCAGCAGTGCCAGCATGCCAAGGAGCGTGCCGCTGCCACCGGTGAACGGCAAGAACGGTTCACCCTTGCCCGGAGTCGTCAGTCGCCAGTCGTCGCTGTCATTGTCCGGGTTGGTGTCCTTGTCGTTGTGGATGACGACGATATTGTCGATCGTGGTGCCGGCCGGCACATTGCTCTTGAGGCGAACTGAGTATGTGAACGACTGCCAGCCGTCTTCCGGCGCCAGCGTCTCCTCGAACGTCCAAAGGATCTTGCCGCCTGAGTCGACACCGCCGTTTGAGTCGGCGACGTCCACGTAGCGCTCGTCGTAGTCGTCGGTGATCGTGTAGGATTCGACAGCTTCCTCGCCGATATTGCGGTAGCGCAGCGTGAAGACGACAAGCTCGCCGGGTCGGGCCGTCACGACCTCGGCGCTCTTGAGGATCTCAAGATCCGGCGGGAAGGGCAGGAACACCGGAATGGTGACGAGCGACGTGTCGCTCACCATCCGCTCGTACTTGTCTGTGCCGGTCGCTGTCGCGACGTTGGTCGTGTCGCCCATCAAGACGTTCGTGCCACTGAGAGTCTCGGAATCGCCGGGCTCGAGGACGGGAATCGTTCCGATGAGCCCGATCTTGTCGTCGACGACGTCCACGTCGAAGAGCGTGACCTCGCCGGTGTTGGTCACCGTGAAGAAGTACGTCACTTCCGTGCCCCGGAGCACGCCGGCGATCGAGTCGGCGTTCGCAGTCTTCACGAGGTCGATGTCGATGCCGGGCACGATCACGCGCGCACTGTCACTTACCGGCCCAACCGATCGCTTGGTTTCGTCGAGGCCGGTCGCGGTCGCGGTGTTCTCGGTGTCCTCGGCCACGTCGGTCTCGTAGACGTCAGTGACCGAACCGCCCACCGCGATCGAGTAGGGTCCGAAGCTCTTGCCGTTGGTGTCGGTGACCATCACGTCGTGAAGGGGTGCGTCGCCGGTGTTGCTGACGACGATCTTCCACGACGCGGGGCGGGGCGCCCACGTCTCCTCGTCGGTGTAGATGCCGTCACCGTCGAAGTCGACCGTCTTGGCGATGCCGATCGCCGGAGCGATGATCGCCGAGGACTTGGTGACCGTGGCCGCGATGTCGTCGGGCACGTAGGGTGCCGAGCGCACCTCGGTTCCCTCGACGTGGAGGGTGTTCACAAGGACATTCTGGCCGGCGATGAGACTGGAGTCCGCGGGGTCCGCGGCGTAGTCGAGGGTGTAGTTCGCGGTCTCTCCCGGAGCGAAGGTGCGGCCCGAGTCCAGCGTCGTCACGCTGCCGTCGGGCAGCTTGTCGGTGACGGTGAGAACCGCCGTGTTCGGGTTCGTGTTCGTCACGCTCAGGCGATAGTGGATCGTGTCGCCAGCGTGGTACTTCGCGGGATCGCTCGCCGCGACCTGATTGGTCACGCCGACACTCGCCGCGAGAGCTCCCCCGGCGAACACCAGTCCCGCGATCGCACACGCCATCGCCGCGATCGCCATCGTCCGTTTCCGTCCACCCATCCTCAAGGCCCCCTCGCTCCATCGTCCTAGCCAGTCCGCTCGCCGAGACGTTCTCCGTCCCGACGCAATCGAGATCGACCCACCTCCGGACACCACGCTGCCGCAGCCGAAGCCGCGGCAGAATCGTGCGCTGCATGTGTGCCGGGACCGCACCTCTACCACGTTTGCCGAGGAAAGACAGCCTGGTCACGGCATGTCCAGATGCTGACGGTATACCTCACGCAGGCGTCCTTGGCACTAGGTGCAAGGACAATTCATACGTATTGCTTCCGTACTCATCCTTCCGGCCGAGAATCTCTCATCCACTACGCCGTCGAGAAATTGCGCGGTGCCCGTGAGCTGCACAGCATTCATGGCAGAAACTCCCATATGCAATTTCTCTACGGTGTAGGGTTGTCTCCCTACGGCCGATAAACGGTGTAGAATCTGAATCGTCCTTATGCCGGAAGGGAGATCGGAAACCGTGTCAGCGTATGCCCGCGCACGTGGCCGCAAGCCGCGCATGACCTACGACGAGATCGTCGGCCAGGCCCTCGATCTGATCGACAAGCAGGGCCTCGAGGCCCTCTCGATGCGCCGTCTCGGCAAGCAGCTCGGCGTCGATCCGATGAGCATCTACCACCACATCCCGAACAAGTCGGAACTGCTCGACGCCGTCATAGACTCGGTCATGGCTCAAGTGGATATCACCGTCGACGACCCCTCGGCTCCTTGGGAGGAACGCGTACGAAGACTCGCAACCGCGTACCGTGACGCACTGGCCGCCCACCCGAATCTCATCCCGGCGATCGCCGCGGGACGCGCCCGGATGTTCGGCGGCCTCGCGCCCGCCGAGACGCTGCTCAGCATCTTCGACGCCGCCGGGCTGCCCCGGTCCCGCTGGCTCATCGCGATGAACGCGTTCTCGGCGTGGATCCTCGGCGCGACAACGATGGAACTCACCACCGGCCGAGGAGCGGCTCGCGTCATCGTGGACTGGGCCGTGAGCGTTTCGCATGACGACTACCCGCACGTGGCCACGGCCGTCGCGACACATCACGCCGAGGAGCCGGATGCCTACTTCCGCTACGGCGTCATGACGCTCATCGCGGGACTCGCGGCGATCGCATCCGGCGACGAGCCGAACGGGAAGTAGCGGGCGGTCAAGGCCGCTCGGCGCGTTGCCTCAGCTGCGCGATGGGTATCGTCTGCAATGAAAGCCCGCGTCGACGGCACCGGAGGGGCGGTTTGGGTAGGATAATCACACAGGATCGGTAGGAGGGCTGCCGAGGTGACGAAGGGAGCCAGGGGGTCTGGGAGCATCGCAGACAGTGAAGAGGGGACTCGCGTATGGACGTGCGGGTGCGGGGGAGATGGATGCGTTGCGCACTGATCCGTATCCAAGCGAGATGTCGGATCTTGGGGAAGATGGGATTGTTGCCATCGCCGATGCGCAGGTTCGTCGCGCGTACAACAACAAGCGTCTGCCTCACATGAGGCCGAACGGTCGAGAAGAAGGTCCGCGCCGAGGAAGCGTCATATCAGGTCGAGTATGTGGAGTACCGAGACCGACCGACCGGCTCTTGGATTTCTCGCACAAGGTGAGGCTCAAAATACAGTAGTCGCAGACGCTGGGAATGACGCTCGATCTGGGACCGGTTCCCCGAACAGGAAGAGGGCGCTTCGAGCATCTCGAGACGCCCTCTTCGAGCTGTTGGACAACTGCCTTCGCGCGCGGCCACAGCAACTGTACGACACTGCCATGCGAGGAGCCTGCGAGATCAGTTTTCGACCGTCATCAGGGGGTCATTACTGAACCGTCGGCGACACCATCAACCAGGTGCTCCAGTACAAGAAGATCAGACCGTGGTGCGACTACCTCTTCGGCCTGTCGGTGTACGTGTGTGTTCCTGAGTCTGAGCACGAAGTCGCTACTCTACGGGCGTTGGCGCGATACAGTGTGCGTCCCCGCCCGTATTTCCCGACAGGCTCCTAGACATCGCCGTTCCCCTTCTCGGCCCTGGGGGTCATGAACTCGGGCCTCGGCAGAGCCTTCGCTAGATCGAGGAGGAAGATGAGCCGGTCCTTGAAGTTGGCGACTCCCTCGAAAGCCTCGACGGCCTCGGTAGAGAGCGCCTCCTTCGGTGCGGGCCGGATATCGCTCACAAGGATACTGACGACCTCGCTCGCGGAATCGACTGCAAGTCCGACAAGACCAGACTCACCTTCGGCTACTACGATCCGGGACCTCAGTTCGGGCTCAAACTCCCGGGCGAACAACCGCATCGAGATGTCGACGATCGGTATGACCTGGCCACGCAGGTTGATCACACCCTCAACACCGCTGGGCGCAAGTGGCACAGGCGTCGGCTTCTCGTAACGGATGACGCTCTGGACACAGAGAATCGGCAGACCGTACTCCTTGTCACCGAGATGGAAGAGGACGAACTGGCGGCTCTCCTGGATAACGGCCTCTTCCATGATGGCCTCTTCCACCAATACCCTCTTAGTCCAACTCGAACTGAAGTGCCGACTCCTTGAGCTTCTGCGCCATGCCCGCAAGCTCCTGGGCAGACGATGTGATCTCCTGCGTACAAGCGACTTGCTCCTCGACCGCTGCGGCAGTCTCCTGCACTGATGCCGCACTCTCCTCGACGACTGCAGCGATGTCATGCATCGAGCGGTTGACGTTGTCGGTATCTCGTGCTTGGTCAGCCATCACCGAGGCAATCTCATCTGCGAGGGTGGACGTGTGGGTAACGGCTTCCGTGATTCGACGCAGGGCCTCGCCTGTCTTGCCAACGATCTCCGAGCCCAAGGTGACCTCGGCCGTACTGATCTCCATGCGCTTCACCGAGACAGCCGTCTCGTCCTGGATGTCGCCGACCAGCGCGCTGATTTGCTCTGCTGCCTTGGCCGAGCGCTCAGAAAGCTTCTGGACCTCCACGGCGACGACCGCGAAGCCTCGGCCGAGATCCCCCGCACGCGCAGCTTCGATCGCCGCGTTCACCGAAAGTAGGTTCGTCTGATCGGCGATCGACGCAATCACGTCAACGATGGCGCCTATCTCCTTGGATCGCGTGCCGAGCACTCCTACCGACGAGCCGAGCGCCTCGATCGCCTTCCGTATTTCGGCGATCTTCTTGATGGCCTGGTCGGTAGTCTCTTCGCCGAGGAATGCTGCCCTAGCTGCTTCCTCACTCATCTTG is a genomic window containing:
- a CDS encoding TetR/AcrR family transcriptional regulator C-terminal domain-containing protein, which produces MSAYARARGRKPRMTYDEIVGQALDLIDKQGLEALSMRRLGKQLGVDPMSIYHHIPNKSELLDAVIDSVMAQVDITVDDPSAPWEERVRRLATAYRDALAAHPNLIPAIAAGRARMFGGLAPAETLLSIFDAAGLPRSRWLIAMNAFSAWILGATTMELTTGRGAARVIVDWAVSVSHDDYPHVATAVATHHAEEPDAYFRYGVMTLIAGLAAIASGDEPNGK
- a CDS encoding chemotaxis protein CheW, which translates into the protein MEEAIMEEAVIQESRQFVLFHLGDKEYGLPILCVQSVIRYEKPTPVPLAPSGVEGVINLRGQVIPIVDISMRLFAREFEPELRSRIVVAEGESGLVGLAVDSASEVVSILVSDIRPAPKEALSTEAVEAFEGVANFKDRLIFLLDLAKALPRPEFMTPRAEKGNGDV
- a CDS encoding methyl-accepting chemotaxis protein gives rise to the protein MPRALRSSARNRSVPFTLTIMAWVTVGPAVAIGLLATGFFARFVLLVEPDQLLWTAVFGGAVMLVCAIPGQLAYRTMLRRRVLEPLGEIVSQVQCSSESVLDAATLLSGAASEISSSGTGISSAMQQIARGAELQSREVEETTSAMESMTKSVNSVALQAEETSKMSEEAARAAFLGEETTDQAIKKIAEIRKAIEALGSSVGVLGTRSKEIGAIVDVIASIADQTNLLSVNAAIEAARAGDLGRGFAVVAVEVQKLSERSAKAAEQISALVGDIQDETAVSVKRMEISTAEVTLGSEIVGKTGEALRRITEAVTHTSTLADEIASVMADQARDTDNVNRSMHDIAAVVEESAASVQETAAAVEEQVACTQEITSSAQELAGMAQKLKESALQFELD